Within the Telopea speciosissima isolate NSW1024214 ecotype Mountain lineage chromosome 4, Tspe_v1, whole genome shotgun sequence genome, the region CTTTCCCCTCTGATGGCTTTGTCATAGGTGGGGTATGCTTCTACTCGATTTTTGTTGATTACCAGCTCGACCAGCTCCTTTTGtactttgttttttcttcttaatataCATGAccttttggtaaaaaaaaaaaaatatttccataCACCTacccaattaaaaaaaagaaaaaaagaaaaaaaaaggagaatattATGATAGTTCTTCTGTCCTCCAGATAACTTAAATTTACCCATTACATTTAAAATTTACCCAccccatttttttctttatattttgcctagttctttattttgttgttgtATCGTTAGAACTTTCCCTATTACAAGGATTATTGGATAAATCCTTAAACATCTGGAGACTCAATCATTTGGTTATTATTATTGGCACCTTGAGAGTGAATTATTCAATAATATATCTTaacttttctccctctcttgcaGAAGCTCAACAAAAATATTGAAACATGCACATGTGGAtgcaagaaagaaaagtaacattttcttaaaaagaaaagatgggaaataacTGTTCCATTGTATAAatcaaatagaagaaggaagatgcAGAGCTGTTGAAGAAGGCAGAGAACTAAAAGTAGGACTAATTCCTCAACCTTGCCAAGTGAAGAAGATGGAAATCAGCTTTGCATGTACAAGGAatttacaagtttttttttttagttattctTCTATCCttcccatcttccttcctctcCATTATTAACAAgtctactttgttttgattttaaaagAGTTATTGATGTTAATCGAAGTTGGTTTATTATTTggcgtttggcggtccaattagacatgtattctccactttgaccaaaatgcccctaaacctgaaaaatgacaaaaaataccTGAGTAGCACTGTTCTTGGAATAAAATGACAGTAAATAATACGTTAAAATGAGGTATAAAATATGGTCCGAGCAAGATCGTCGAGATGTCTATATGACCAAGGCCATGCCCCGAGTTGGACTCGAACCAACACCTCTGGAAAGGTAAATTAAATACAATCCCAGCGAACTCCCTTTATTCTAATCGCGGCTTTTGTTTACCCGGTTCCCCACGAGGGTGGGTACGTCCGGGGTCGGTCGTTTTGACCGACAGGTGGCACTTGGTCAacctctaaaaaaaaagaagggctAGAATCCCTGGTCTCAGctcggaaccttggtagaacctttaaacacatacacaatttcaatttcactttgattttacttgccagattttttcaagtattgaactcaaatgtccctccactacaattggcttgaatgacatgcagggtttgcaccagacacccaagttactaagtagtgttggaatagattctcagtgcatatatcatttgattgccacattgtggctttagacattgatgcaatatgagttcaaactttttttcttattttattctaccccaatccgtgcaatgtcttgacctcttaagctttctaggtggctcttgtagcgagctttaggccaattactctcaaaccagatggctttaaggaattaggtgtaaaacacctctcgggcttacttactcaacccaaataggctacaagccaagactggatcaaagagcaaataaatttttttttttttttaatttcactttgattttacttgccatatttttccaagtattgaactcaaaatgtccctccactacaattggcttggatgacatgcagggcttgcaccagacacccaagttactaagtagtgttggaatagattctcagtgcatatatcatttgattgccacattgtggctttagacattgatgcagtatgagttcaaactttttttttttttttttttttaaattttattctactccaatccgtgcaatgtcgtgacctcttaagctttctaggtggcttttgtagcgagctttaggccaattactctcaaaccagacggctttaaggaactaggtgtaaaacacccctcgggcttacttactcaaaccaaataggctacaagccaagactggatGAAAGagcaaataaaattttattgtaAATCAATACAATGGCCAAGATAAAGAATGCAGCCGCTCCAAAataatttactttgagattttctagatattccctcacacttgaactttattatcccactctgagttggagaactgtcatacatctaacttaggGAGGTTTGGGGTAGGGTGAGTCACACTGTTTTTCCTTAAGATTAGATTGAGTAGGTCATCTGGGGtacaaaagatttcagctcggaaccttggtagaacctttaaacacatgcataatttcaatttcactttgattttacttgccatatttttccaagtattgaactcaaatgtccctccactacaattggcttgaatgacatgcagggcttgcaccagacacccaagttactaagtagtgttggaatagattctcagtgcatatatcatttgattgccacgttgtggctttagacattgatgcagtatgagttcaaacttttttttatttttttgtttcttttattctactctaatccgtgcaatgtcttgacctcttaagctttctaggtggctcttgtagcgagctttaggccaattactctcaaaccagatggctttaaggaattaggtgtaaaacacccctcgggcttacttactcaaaccaaataggctacaagccaagactggatcaaagagcaaatacattttttttttcttggcaatcaACTATATATGTCATGCAAGTGtatcatggttcaaccttagcacctaACCAAAACTCGTGTATACAagatgactaacaaaatcggctctctcagtagacagtgtactttcaaagaatttaaaatccctttgatcgCTATATTCCAATTCCCTCCTCAGTGCGAGATTTTTATTACTTGAAAGTGCATGGTATTTAggatgctctcaaagtctttcagaaaaataaactgAAGAGGCTACACACTCGATCTCGAACCAAAATAAAGACTACAATTCGATGAATCCCCCCTTCCCATACTTAAATTATGCAGCATGCAGAAATAAAAACGAGGGTCGAGATGAGGGgacttaccagatataatcatcAAATGAAACTCATAACCTCTCAATCTTTTCAGACTTGACCAATGGATTAGCCTTAGCAATAGCTTCTTGGCCCACAACCTTGTAGTTGAAGAAACAGACATGCATCTCAGGATACCTGTGCTTTGAGCAGAAAGTACTTCCACACCTACAGTTGAACCCTAGCAACCCTACTTTCTTACTGCAACTCATACACTTattattcttcatcatcaccaccgGAGATGATTCATTAATGGCACCGGCAAGGACTGTGGGATTAGAAATCTCAACAGGACTTCCAGAAGACGATGAGGGGAGGAGTGATAGTTGCACGGTTTTTGACGTTTTTATTGGAGAGCAGCGTTTGGCTTCTTGGAGAGAGAAGTCCCTATAACATTTGGAGCAGAGGTTAAGGGTTGCTGGTTTGCCAAAGAAACCACATCCGTTTGCACAGCGAGAAGGGTTTTCAGGTGCTTTCCCTCCCATCTCTTCGTTTTTTCTCCCTTCAgaacccatcttcttctttctcactcTTGTTGATCTCGTTGTTAGTTTTCTGTTTGGGGAGGGTATCAAGGGATGAGAAGATACAGAGCAAAATGAGACGATACAGAGATTTTGGGAATGTTTCTCACACAGACCATGAGAAGACAAACTGCTTTCATTTATATAGAAACAGCAAATTGCTTAAACTTACATATTGTGCCTACACGTGGACATGAGGGGACCATGTGGACTATGATGtcagaaacagaaaaatgaaCAAACTAACTAACAACTGTATTCCTATTAGAGGGGAGTGTTACGTAATACGTTTATATAaagtagagaaagagagattaatTCATATTCATACTCGGATTTGTTACtttgattattattatatattgacAATAGGGCCCCTTGACAATACTACCATTAAAGCTGTCCTAAAAATTGATGAAACATAACAATAATAGTATATGCAGGGGGATTTTGGTTAgataaagtaattaattttttttctttaacgGTGTTGGGAATTGGAATGGATAGGTGCAGAGTTTGCAAATAGAAGAAAGGAGTTCTAGAAGCAGCTTAGGTAGGGCTAAAATTTTTGTGTATTCTCTCTTATTTAATGCataattttgacaaaaaatcaaaatttaataaataaaaaagatgatTACGATTATAAATTTTTGACAAATCTGGGCCGTAGGATAATATAATATGGGTCATATGATTAAATCAGGCCCTAATTTTATACCTGACCAATCCATAATgttctattttatctcttttttttttttttgtagaagtTCTATTTTATATCACACCCTGACAGGAGGTGAAATGATCGCCGCGTCCcaatgaaaggcagaaattctgcctccatgatgccaatgtgcactctcattggttcCTATGCGCACACAGAGACCACACTTCCCCACAAAGAACACCGACCCAAAAATTAATTACTAAACGAAACTTCAAATAATATATCATTAACCACATGTTTTGATAGTTTTTCCTTCCGAACTCGCACAGCCAAGTGATGGGTTTCCGAGACAAAACACCTGTCTTTCTTAAGAATGTTTACAAAGTGAAAAAAACTACTCATAGTTTTAAAGTCCAACAAAAAAAGTAGAAGTATCCCAAGGCTGCTGGTCCATTTCTTGTTGAAGAAAAATCACCACCTCGCTACCATGAGTTCAAATGGCCGGTCACGTACGGTTGTGACACCTAGTTGCTTGGCTTTTTGGACGCTATTGAACAGTACCCTTGCCTTTGATTCTCTCATTCTCATAACCATGGTTAAGAGTAGCGCTAATGAATTAGCCATTGATTACAATATTGCTCAATGTTGGAGGATATTATTTCTTCATTGAGATTGATCTCCAATAGGAGAATATCTAAATACAATAGTTGAAGATCGAGAAtgatatcgcatgtgataacacaTGGCTTAGAGAGACTGATTTTAATAAGGAATGGGAGACCTAATGGATAGCACATGCCTTAATGGGAGATCTAATGGAAATACCAAATAAGAGATTTCCATTGTGAGGAAATCTCTATATCGGTCAATACAACCCCTCAAGATGAAGGGCTTGTGGAGCGGACCTTTAGCTTGTCGCGCAAAAATTGGAACTGTGCCATTGGCAGGGCCTTGGTCAATGTATCAGCCAGCTGATCGACAGTGCTGATAAACTGAACTGTAAGctatctgttgcatcaagaaatcgtcaggcagtccttcgagtgccgtaacctgcaaaaggaccagagggtgacaaaggagaaccggtgtggttccggcctaggaccctccgatgccaaagttagatctcctgagcaaacagataaataatagtattcaagatgcCTTAGATGgatagagtaccttcccttttatagtggggtttgacggtgtggagagtcccggtTGATGGTGGGTAGtcttcgtagttgatagagtccctgagtagcatggctcatccttgattggttgtcttcccgtgagacatagtgtcatgatagacttggtatccttgatggatagacttATCGACgcggtagatgaggttcctggtGTATGAGTCCGCTCAGACTACGTGACTAATAGGCGGTAGCCTAGAATCCTTTGTTATGTGActtgtcttgttgatggtggtggaCGCCGCCGTGTTTCAGGGAGAGTACGCCCAAGGATGACTGCGCCTGAGGGGATCCATGCCCGGTCCACGCCCAGGGCTTGCAATCTGCGCCTGGGATCTTCAGTCAGCGCCCAAGGCCTGTGGTCCGTGCCCGGGGTCTACGGTCTGCGCCTGGGGTCCGCGGTCCCGCCCGGGTCCGGTCTGGGTCGAATCTCTCCTTGGTTCACCTGTTTGGTTCTGGTCCTGAGCTGGCCCTCCTTCCTAGGTTAGGACACATGGCAGTCCCTGGTTGgtcagggtgattttgggtttatcatttgccctccactctcttggaacgcagtgctcaagagagtatctttttcatttttgttttgaaactttgtctcccttgctctcttctggtttcttcctttcttggctaTTAGCCCTTCACCTTCCTAGTGGCTTGCTTACTCATGATCTTGATCACGTCCACGGTCTCGGTCATGAGCTTGTCGCCTCCTTGTGCCCGTGTCGCCCATACCTTGGTCTCATGTTCTTTGCTCATACCTCGGCTTGTTTGTGCTCGTCCACACCCGTTGGCGCCGCTTGACTATCTGCGCCTGTCCGATCCGCTCTTGTTCTATCCACACCCATCTCGATCTGTGCCTGTTCAATCCGTGTCTGTCTTGATCCACGCCGGTCTCGATTCGTGCCTGTTTTGATCCGCTCCTGTCCCGATCCACGCCCATCTCGATCCGCGCCTGTCAAGCTAGGTTGGCGTCTATCGTGCCCATCGATCCGCGCCTGTAGGCCGTCCGTGCCCGTTGCCACTGCTCGACCGTGGCTCTTGGGCGTGGCCAAaaacccttttctttcttctctcgtttcttcttttctctctcctactttttctcccttctctctcttcttctccctcttatcctttgcttttGGGCGGCGTCCATTGATGGATGCCGCCCATTCataaaaattttttattttatttttttttaactctcgttctctctcttctctctctctcttctcctttgctTTTGGGCGGCATCCATTGATGGATGGCGCccattcatgaattttttttttcactctgttttgtctctcctttctctccacTCATCCTTTGCTCTCACTCATGAGTCCGCGCCCGTGGCCCTTTGGGCTTGGAcccttgacttttttttttttttttttcctttgctcTCCTTGCCTAAGGGGTTGACGCCCATAGACCATGGCCcttgatggattttttttttttttcttctctcttaagAGTCAAAGCCCATTGATGGCGCCCTCATTCTATCCGCGCCCATTGACGCCCCTTCGATCGATGCCTGGTGATGCCCATTCGATCCTGATCCGCGCCCTTTGATGCCCATTCGATCCTATCCGTGCCTTTTGACGCCCATTCGATCCTATCCGCGTCTGACAATGCTCATTCGATTCGTGCCTGGGCGACGCCCATCGATCGATGGCCCGACGCTCATTCAATTCTCGCCCATAGGCTGCTCGGCTCGATCCACGTTCGACAACGCTCATTCGATTCGATCTGAGCCTGGTGACGCTCGTTCGAGTCGATTCCGCGCCCATCTCCATTGGTCCATGCCTGTCTTCTCTGGTATATAAAATATTTGCTCTCCcttggtctttggccatagacacaTCTTTACTCAAACCTTAACCTCGACTTCTCGCTAActtcgacctcggacctcgaaccttgtCCTTGGaccatgcccatggcctgtcACCTACGGCCCTAGGccgtggcattttttttttttttttttttgtattgagtcgaattggtctttggccatagacacatctttactcgaaccttgacctcAATCCCTCGCGAACTTTGACCTCGGACCttggacctcgaacctcgaacctcgaccATGTCCATGGCTTGTAGCCTACGGCCCTTGGCCgtggccctttttttttttttgatgggtaCCTTATGGGTTCACTTGTTGGTCGTTGCAGTTCGCTTTCCATTCTCCTGGGTTGGCGGCTTGAAGTTGGGGAAGTACGGCCCAAGTAAGTAGTCTCCCTTCTGGGTGTTGTTGTTCCTCATCCCTCGTATGTGGCCGATAGGCCTTGGTAGTCGTTCAACCTTGGTAGCCTTGAGACTTGATAGTTTTCAAACTTTGGTGGTCTGTGGACGCTGGTGGTCCatggaccttagtggcattgcgCCTCAGTGGtctgcggaccttggtggcattgcgtcTTGGTGGtttacggaccttggtggcattgagccttggtggtctacggaccttggtggcattgtgccttagtggtctacggaccttggtggcattgtgccttggtggttgtttttgttaaaaaattagcgcaagcgtacgggtcaatcttagctacgggtcgaacacaaggagatatacgccactctatttaactaacttaaaagtaatgcaaagtgaaccaaattaatgtgttaaattaaactaattaaactaacaaaaatcaatgcatcctaactcataagcctcgaacaaaattaagggattaaatcggcgtcctaacacatgagcatctaattaacctatcaaactaaagcgaattgaaaggaataaaaatgcagctacacatactaaccacataaaaagaactaacggaataaaaatgcatccacaaataacgaccatataaaattaaaagaaaagaaatagagggagaagaagaagaagatagagagagagatagaggtgatggagaatgagattgagagtttagatagtaaaacctggatgtgcttgcatgaatgtaattgaaaagcttgaatacttgcataaacttaccatggcctcctcttctaaatcttcaagtcttgtcgtcaacttaagaacttagactaaaaggcttaaaacctaaactagaattaagaaattataacccaattgaagacttaaatggaaattaaagcataaactaaacctattataaccattaactaaaaatcataaaagcaaactagaacttagaaaagccaaaaatcacaaattagaaggagaagaagagaagaaatttcactaagtgaatgaacaatattacaaaggagagggtaggggtatttatagggggaagagaggagaagagagaagagggaagtgtaggagaaatattccctaagaaaagagaatattctcttctccttcctcttttacaatgccttgaatcctaagaaaaagaaaaaaatagaaagaagaaaatacaaaattggGTCAAGCTCaacattggtttggtttcttctAATGACACAAGTAGGGGGATCTTGGAAGTGTTTTTGTGTAAGCCGGATCCAAACTAGGTCAAGCTCAACATTGATGGCAGTTCCTTGGGCAACCCTGGCAGGGCTGGGGTGGGGGGCGTGTTTCGCAACCACCAGGCCCAAGTGGTGTTCTGGTATGGAAAATACCGGACATTTCCAATAGCTTCGAAGCTGAAATTGAAGCTCTGATGGAGGGGCTCTTTGTTGCTAGGGAGAGTGGGTTCAGAGAAATTTGGATCGAATCGGATTCGGCGGCTTTTGTTCTCTTTATTCAGAAATCTAATATTCCCTGGTTTGCTCTCCAAAGGTTGCAGGTGATTAATCTGTACCTTGACTCCTGCAAATGGAAAATTACGCATTGTTTCAGAGAAGCGAACCATATTGCGGACTACTTGGCTAAGCAAGCGGCAAAAACGGGCACATTCCTGAATAGCCATACCTTCCCTAGCCATATTAATGAGCTTCTAGGCCGTGATGCTATGGGTTTGCCAAGCTACAGATTTTTGTAGGGCCAGGTAGAGTGTCCGCCTCTGCCTGGTTGGTTTCTTTATAGCTGTTTCCTTCGTTGTAAGGGGCTACGCCCTtttccttggtttgttttccttttttctttctatttccttAATGCAATGACCCTTTAGCGGAAAAAAAAAGCATGTGCCGCCtttatatagatatatatatattttttatactcttctcacataataaatagtggAGTCTacataggggtgtaaatgaatagccaaaatccgtttccgaatccgtgtccgtatccgtttagcactatccgaatccgtccgaaagctaaatggatgcagatacggataggctatagctatccgaaaagctatatttacatgtaaacggataaaatatccgatacgtatccgtttagcactatccgaatctgtccaaaagctaaccggatgcagatgcggatatagcactatctgagccgaatccaatccgtttacatccctaggtctACATTGACATTTACTCTCTTATTTTGATTATATGAGTTCTACATAGGCACCATatgaatgataccattttccaacCCCTCATTGTTATAGTATGCAGATTCTTTCTTACTAAGCCATTGTTAGAAaccctcctcttttttttttttttttatttactctaCATTTTGATGAAGCTATGCATTATTACATGCTATTAATTGAATTACACTGTAATGTAGCTTGATGGTTTCAAGCCCTAAAGATGGGTTTGGTTCTCTTGAACAGTACAATATTTCCAtgtagaaaaccagaaaaatgaGTATTTTGATGGAATATTAAACTATTTTTgtaaagaaatggaagatggaagATTAATTTTTCGTTCATTTGTTTCTAGAAGTAGAAAATAttcatcaaaattttcttatatataatcttatatttttttcttttttcttttatatgtttCTAGAAGTAGAAAATATTCACCCACAGATTTTTCGTATATATTCCCTTATATTATTctcttttcacttttcttttttcctctagatttcatattaaaaaggcaaaaggttttatgcatgGCCGATTTATGTACTTGATCTAGCCTTCAACTATTGGATGTTGAGAGAGGGAAATAAGTCATTATATTTTTGTCTGCCACCATGCAACGATGAAAGGCACAACCTTATACGTACACGGCCATGCATAAAAACTGGGTcct harbors:
- the LOC122659463 gene encoding zinc finger A20 and AN1 domain-containing stress-associated protein 7-like, producing the protein MGGKAPENPSRCANGCGFFGKPATLNLCSKCYRDFSLQEAKRCSPIKTSKTVQLSLLPSSSSGSPVEISNPTVLAGAINESSPVVMMKNNKCMSCSKKVGLLGFNCRCGSTFCSKHRYPEMHVCFFNYKVVGQEAIAKANPLVKSEKIERL